In Phycisphaerales bacterium, the genomic window GAACGCGAGGAAGTCGAAGATCGTGAGGTCGCCATCGCCGTCGAAGTCGGCAGCGGGGTCCATCGCGTCGAAGAGGTTCTGGAACGTGAGGAAATCGAAGATGGTCAGCGCGCCGTCGCCGTCCAGGTCGGCTCGGCAGGCGGCGGGGCCGCACTGGTTGAGCAGCACGCTGACGGTGTCGGAGAACACGTTCGCGGTGGCGACATCGGGCGTTTGGTCGCCGTCGAGGTCGCCGATCACCACGGAGTTGGGACGGCTGTCGGTGGGGAAGTCGTAGCGTGCGGGGAAGGTGCCGTCGCCGTTGCCCGGCAGCACGCTGACGGTGTCCGAGTCGCCGTTCGCGACGGCGAGATCGGGCGTGCCGTCGCCGTCGAGGTCGCCGATCGCCACGGACCTGGGATTGCTGCCGGCGGCGAAGTCCTGGCGTTCCTGGAAGGTGCCGTCGCCGTTGCCAAGCAGGACGCTGACGCTGTCGGAGCCGCCGTTCGCGGCGGCGAGATCGGGCGTGCCGTCGCCGTCGAGGTCGCCGATCACCACGGTTCTGGGAAAGCGGCCGGTGGCGTAGTCCTGGCGGGTCTCGTAGGTGCCGTCGCCGTTGTTCAGCAGCACGCTGACGGTGGCGGCGTTGAAGTTCGCGACGGCGAGGTCGAGGGCGCCGTCGCCGTCGAGGTCGCCCATCGCCACCGAGAGGGGACGGCCGCCGGTGGCGTAGTCCTGGCGGGGCTGGAAGGTGCCGTCGCCGTTCCCCAGCAGCACGCTGACGGTGCTGGCGTTGAAGTTTCCCACGGCCAGGTCGAGCGCGCCATCGCCGTCGAGGTCGCCCATCGCCACGGAGTTGGGTTCCATGCCGGTGGCGAAGTCCTGGCGGGGCTGGAAGGTGCCGTCGCCGTTGCCCAGCAGCACGCTGACGGTGCTCGAGTTGAAGTTCGCCACGGCCACGTCGGGCGTGCCGTCGCCGTCGAGGTCGCCCATCGCCACGGACCTGGGACCGGAGCCGGTGGCGAAGTCCTGGCGGGGCTGGAAGGTTCCGTCGCCGCTGCCCAGCAACACGCTGGCGGTGCCGCCGGCGCTGTCGTTGGCCACGGCCAGGTCGGCGTCGCCGTCGCCGTCCAGGTCGCCCATCGCCACGGCGTTGGGCGCATCGCCCGCGTTGTATCGCACCTCGGGTGCCAAGAGGTCGGTGGGATCGCAGGTCTGGGCGAGGGCCGCCGACTGGCAGGTTGCCCACATGCCAATGGACAAAGAAAGCGCGGCCCTGCGGCCGCGCCCGACGATGGTGCTTCGATGCATGGATGTACCCCCACGGCCCGGACGTTCACCGGGCCCGAGAACAAGATACAGGAAAACGGCAGGCGTGTCAACGGAGATTGCCGGTTGCGCGGCAGAATCGTGATGATGGCGCCCGCCGTCCGAGAACGCCCGCGGGGCCCCGTCCGATAGAGAAACCGCCCTGGCGCCCCCTAGCAGAGTTTCCGGCGTGCAGAAAGTCATTTTCGGCACGCCGTCAGCCGCTCACGGCGTGCCGTCCGTCGCTCTCGGTACGCCGTCAGCTGCTCCCGGCACACCGTCCGTCGCTCTCGG contains:
- a CDS encoding FG-GAP-like repeat-containing protein; protein product: MHRSTIVGRGRRAALSLSIGMWATCQSAALAQTCDPTDLLAPEVRYNAGDAPNAVAMGDLDGDGDADLAVANDSAGGTASVLLGSGDGTFQPRQDFATGSGPRSVAMGDLDGDGTPDVAVANFNSSTVSVLLGNGDGTFQPRQDFATGMEPNSVAMGDLDGDGALDLAVGNFNASTVSVLLGNGDGTFQPRQDYATGGRPLSVAMGDLDGDGALDLAVANFNAATVSVLLNNGDGTYETRQDYATGRFPRTVVIGDLDGDGTPDLAAANGGSDSVSVLLGNGDGTFQERQDFAAGSNPRSVAIGDLDGDGTPDLAVANGDSDTVSVLPGNGDGTFPARYDFPTDSRPNSVVIGDLDGDQTPDVATANVFSDTVSVLLNQCGPAACRADLDGDGALTIFDFLTFQNLFDAMDPAADFDGDGDLTIFDFLAFQNAFDAGCP